A region of the Chitinophagaceae bacterium genome:
GGCTATGACCGCAAAATAAATTTCTTTGGAGCCTTCCTTGGCTGCCTGCCACTTGGGCATCCCGCCTTCGATCTTCTTATAGATATTTTCCGTTACCACGATGCCGTCATCCACCACCAGCCCGGTAGCCAGTACGATGGCAAGTAATGTAAGTACATTGATGGTGAAGCCGGAGAAATACATGATGAAGAAAGCGCCGATCAGTGAAACCGGGATATCGATCAAGGGGCGGATGGCGATGAGCCATTCGCGGAAGAACAGGTAAATGATCAGTACCACCAGCACAAAAGAGACCAGCAGGGTCTCACCCACTTCATTGATGGATTTCCGGATGTACTGGGTCTGGTCCCAGGACATTTCAAACCGTATATCAGCGGGCAGGTCTTTGCGGATCTGTTCAATACGTTTGGTGATCTCATCGGCAATGGCAATATAATTGGTGCCCGGCTGCGGGATGACCGCAATGGCGATCATGGGAACACCGCTTTCTTTCAGAACGCTTTCTTCATTCTCGGGGCCAAGTACCGCTTCGCCGATATCTTTTAACCGTACATCTGAACCATTCACGTTCTTTACGATCAGGTCGTTGAATTCTTCTTCGGTGTTCAGTTTTCCAAATGTGCGTATGGAAAGTTCGGTGGCATCGCCGGAAATTTTCCCGGAAGGCAATTCCACATTCTCTTTAAGCAATGCAGCCTGTACATCGGAAGGGGTGAGCGAAAAAGCGCTGAGCCTGGATGGCGAGAACCAGATACGCATGGCATATTTCTTTTCGCCCCAGATCACCACGTTGCTTACTCCCGGAACCGTTTGTAAACGCTCTACAATATTGTTGTTTGCAAATTCTGTTATCTGTAATGAATTGCGGATATTACTCTGCAGCAGCATGATGACGACCGGGTCGTTGCTGGCATCGGCCTTTGATACCACCGGTGGCGCATCGAGGTCGCTGGGCAGTGAACGGGTGGCCTGGGATACTTTATCACGGACATCATTGGCCGCTTCTTCCAGGTTGGAACCCAGTACAAACTCAACCGTGATGTTGCTGCTTCCCTGTGAACTTTGTGAGGATATGTTCTTTATGCCGGCAATGCCGTTGATTGCTTTTTCAAGCGGCTCGGTGATCTGGGTCTCAATGATCTCTGCATTGGCGCCTGGGTAGGAGGTACGGACACTGATGTTTGGCGGATCAAGCGCCGGGAAATCACGGATACCCAGGAAATAAAAGCCGATGGCGCCAAATACCACGATGAGGATGTTGAGCACAATGGCGAAAATGGGCCTCCGTAAACTGAATTCGGATATGTTCATGCGTTACAGGCTTACTTGTTTATTTTAGTTATCGAAACTTTTGCATCCGGCTTGAGGCTCATCAGGCCGGTGGTGATCACCGTATCACCCTGTTTAACGCCGCTGATGATCTGTACAAGGGCAGAATCCCGTAAACCGGTCACCACATCCGTAAAACTGGCAACACCGCCCCGGTAAATGACCAGTTTCTTTCCCCGGGCCTGCGGTAATATGGCCTGGCTGGGAACCATCAGCCCGTTTGGATCGGTATTGAAATTGGTAGCCACTTTGGCAAAGATGCCGGGCAGTAATTTTCCATCGTTGTTGCTTACCAGCGCCCGTATGTTCAGGCTGCGGGTATTTTCTGAGATCCCCGATTCAGCTGCTATGATCCTGGCCGAATAGGTTCTTGGATTGCCTTCAATGCTGAAGTCAACCGATTGCCCGATCCGGAAGCTGCTGCTGTATTTTTCAGGCAACGTAAAATCCAGTTTCAACTGGCTGTTCTGCCGGATGGTGGTTAATGTTGTTGCGGGGCTGATGTACGCACCGGCGCTTACATTCTTCAAACCCAGTGTTCCGCCAAAAGGGGCCCTTATCTCTGTACGGCTGATGCCGGTACGTACAATCTCCATATCGGCCCTGATGGTGTTTACCTGTAAAGCGCTCAGGTCATACTCCTGCTGGCTCACGCCGTTTATCTTCAGCAGTTCGCCCATGCGGCTTACGGTTTGTTCGGCCACGGCCAGCTGCACCTGTAATTTCTTTAACTGGGCCTGCAGGTCGCCGTCATATATTTTAGCCAATAAAGCCCCCTTGCCTACTGTTTTTCCTTCGTTGATGTTGAGGTAAACCAGCCTGCCGGAGATCTCGGGATGTATCTCTGTTTCCTCGTTGGCAATGATGGAACCGGGTAATTCGGCCTTGTCGCTAACCATCATGGGTTTAACGATATAGCCCTCCACCTTCATTGCGGTGGGTTTAGGTGCTGCGGGGGCATCGGCTTTTTTATCGCTGCCCTTGCAGGAAATAAGTAAAAAAACGGTAACCGTGATACTGCTAATAAAATAAATGCTGCGGAAGAATATTTTCACCTGTTGTTGGTTTGATTCAGGCGATAAATTTAAGCCATATTCACTACCCGGAATCAATTTTTTATATGACCGGCAACTGCCATCAACGGGCTTTTACAAAGAGGGTATTTTTAATGCGGTTGGCCTGGTGGATGAGCTCCTGTTTTTCCCTGCTCAGGATGGTAATATGGCCCATCTTACGGCCCGGTTTGGTTTCTTTTTTTCCGTAGATATGAACGAACACATTTTCGATCTGCAGAATTTCATTCAGTCCTTCATAAACGGCTTCGCCGGTATACCCCTCCGCACCGATCAGGTTTACGATAGCAGCGGGTAAAATAGGGTCGGTACATCCCAGCGGGTAACCCAGCATTACCCGCCACAGCATGTCAAACTGCGAACTGTAGCTGGCTTCAATGGTATGATGACCACTGTTGTGTACCCGGGGGGCTGTTTCGTTCACGAAAACATTATCGTCGGTGTCAACAAATAATTCCACAGCAAAAATGCCGGGGCTTTTCAGATCCTTCACCACTTTCAGTGCCACTGCTTCCACTTTCCATAATACCTTTTGGGGCAGGTCTGCCGGGCTTACCTGGTATTCCAGCAAATTGAGTTTGTTATCAAAGATCATGTCCACAGGCGGGTACAGGGCTGTTTCGCCTTTGTCGTCCACCGCGATGATCATGGAAACTTCTTTTTTGATGCGGATGAGTTTTTCCAGCACAGCGGGGGCGTTAAAACCTTTGTCCAGGTCGGCTTCTGTTTTGATCAGTTGAACACCCTTTCCGTCGTAACCACCCATTGCCAGTTTATGGGCAGCAGGTAAAAAACCAGTCTGCTTTTTCAGTTCAGCCAGATCGTTTGTGATCACAAAATCACTGGTAGGGATCCCGTTGTCTTTATAAAACTGCTTTTGAAGTATTTTATTCTTGATGGTCTTAAGGGCCGATGGCCTGGGATAGATCTTAATGCCTTCGGCTTCCAGTTTTTCCAGTGCATCTGCATTCACCGATTCAATTTCGATGGTGAGGGCATCCAGGCCTTTGCCGAAATTGTAAACATCCTCAAAGCTGGTTATATCGCCTTTGGTGAAATGATGACAGAGGTGTGCTGCCGGGCAGGCGGGATCGTTCTCCATTACAAAGGTTTCCACGGGGTAGTTGGCAGCCGCTTGTAACAGCATGCGGCCTAACTGGCCACCCCCTAAAATGCCAACCCGGGGCTGCCCTGAGCGGAGTCGAAGGGCAGATGGCCGGGCGGAGTCGGGACCTTTTTCCAAATCTTTATACTTATGGTGTGAAAAATTATTGCATTGCGAAAGTAACTGAAGCTTGTGAAAATTCCCTTCTGTCAGTGCTTTTTTCTTTGCTTTTGACCAGCCTTTGATCTGTGATTCCCTTTCAACAGCATCTTTCAAAAAGGGGATGGTCTCGTAATACTTTAATACCAATGGTCTTCGGCTGAATGTATAGTAGGTTTCATAGTACCCGGTCTTATGTTCTTCAAATCTTCGTACCAGGTCATCGGTGAGGCCTGTGTAGTAAGAGCCATCATTGCACAGGATGATATATATATAATATGATTCCTGTTGGGTATTATAGATCATGCCGGTAAGCTAATGCCGGGCAACTAAAAGGGGAAGTGAAAAACAGCATGGTTTTATGTGGTTGTCACCGACTTATTGGGTCGTACCTCGACTTCGCTCGGTACTTGCCGCTTCCACACTTCGACTTCGCTCAGTGCGGACTTCGACTTCGCTCAGTGCAGACTTCGACTTCGCTCAGTGCGGACTTC
Encoded here:
- a CDS encoding efflux RND transporter periplasmic adaptor subunit — translated: MKVEGYIVKPMMVSDKAELPGSIIANEETEIHPEISGRLVYLNINEGKTVGKGALLAKIYDGDLQAQLKKLQVQLAVAEQTVSRMGELLKINGVSQQEYDLSALQVNTIRADMEIVRTGISRTEIRAPFGGTLGLKNVSAGAYISPATTLTTIRQNSQLKLDFTLPEKYSSSFRIGQSVDFSIEGNPRTYSARIIAAESGISENTRSLNIRALVSNNDGKLLPGIFAKVATNFNTDPNGLMVPSQAILPQARGKKLVIYRGGVASFTDVVTGLRDSALVQIISGVKQGDTVITTGLMSLKPDAKVSITKINK
- a CDS encoding 5-(carboxyamino)imidazole ribonucleotide synthase gives rise to the protein MIYNTQQESYYIYIILCNDGSYYTGLTDDLVRRFEEHKTGYYETYYTFSRRPLVLKYYETIPFLKDAVERESQIKGWSKAKKKALTEGNFHKLQLLSQCNNFSHHKYKDLEKGPDSARPSALRLRSGQPRVGILGGGQLGRMLLQAAANYPVETFVMENDPACPAAHLCHHFTKGDITSFEDVYNFGKGLDALTIEIESVNADALEKLEAEGIKIYPRPSALKTIKNKILQKQFYKDNGIPTSDFVITNDLAELKKQTGFLPAAHKLAMGGYDGKGVQLIKTEADLDKGFNAPAVLEKLIRIKKEVSMIIAVDDKGETALYPPVDMIFDNKLNLLEYQVSPADLPQKVLWKVEAVALKVVKDLKSPGIFAVELFVDTDDNVFVNETAPRVHNSGHHTIEASYSSQFDMLWRVMLGYPLGCTDPILPAAIVNLIGAEGYTGEAVYEGLNEILQIENVFVHIYGKKETKPGRKMGHITILSREKQELIHQANRIKNTLFVKAR